Sequence from the Schistocerca americana isolate TAMUIC-IGC-003095 chromosome 11, iqSchAmer2.1, whole genome shotgun sequence genome:
aactgacagtcactttacacagaaactcgcatttcagatgacaatcggccattgttaatttattgccagtgctttcacagaccatgttgtttacatatttaatattctgtattaaaacagtagtgtttgtaaagtGTTGTTTTTCGCGGAAGCTATAGTTCGCGTAattaaaaatggaccgttggttaaaaagtgACTCGTAAAAACGAGAAAGGCCCACAGAAACAAAGGACTCAAAGGTCAGactgaactcatctcattaagaactgaaaattaaaactaactgtgtactgatggagtactctgttgtaactgcattttttcaaataaataataccttgtatgaaattagtgttttcttatttttcacacatgtctactcaatgcaatctcaaatgtagtacacttgaaacaccaatacactcagttttaatttttttcgtgtcattttcagttcatactcaatttttattttttcaaggggtttgttatactaaacacccagatttgaagacaaagattttgagcaataatcaaaaatttaacaataacaatgatggctaaattgaaaaagttttaagttcaatattttttcaataacgaatatgtcaatgtttttttctaagtacaaaaaatagaaaacgtataaaaagactcttaatttggcttttttaggtacttgatactgtgatatgacaaggtaccaattgtgcccgatgagggggtcctcgagaaaattttgttgggaatccCTGGTCTATACAGAGAGCTGCACATATTGGCAGAATTGAAAAAGCAACATGGCAATGAAGATTAACAACATCAGTAATAATGTGCTGCGCAAAAAGGCTTCAAGCACAGGAAAGTGGGTTTGTGCATGTGATACTGAACAGGGCAACAAATTTCGAGtacatgtaataaaaatttgtgtgaagttctgaaataatatacataaattactttatttctttttatgtggACAACTTTTCAATCACCCAGTACAAGGCATACAGAAAAATGACGTTGGCAGCTAAAGCTTCTTTCCAAGTTTCAATTCATAATGGACACTGTGGAGAGCACACCACTAGGGAGCAGGTGTGTCGGAACATGTACACGAATCATCTGCTCTGTACGGTCACACCAAATAACTTTGCACCTGCAGACAGGCAACTCAATGAACACCTTTCCAAAGTGGGCTGCTGCCGTTGCAACTCCCAGGGTAGCAGCAGGTGACATCTGCCATGTCACAAAATGGTTCCATCTTGAACACCTGTAATGTGCAGTAAAAACTTGGAGGCATAATGTATCTAATGATATATGTCTGTTTTCTGTACGTCTCGTACTTTGCACGCAGCCGTCATCTGAAATCTGGGGGTACTTACAAATAACCCTGTACATGAACACACTTGATAAAtcacttaatgtccacacacacacactttgtgatTTTTCCAAAATTTAGACAAACTCTCTTCAAAGGGACAGAAACAAGGTGTGGAAAGAGGTACCTGCAAAGATTCAGAGACCGGAGCTGCCCGAGGAACCCGAGGGTGCCGAAGGTATCCCCGTCGAAGCTGTCACAGTCCGCGAGATTGAGAGTGCGGAGGCGCACCCAGGGACGGAGGAAGGAGAGGTCGCGGAGGCGCCGATTGCCCGCGAGGTTCGCTTCCTCCAGCGAGGCGAGCCGGCACGCCGCCCCGGCCAGGCGCTCCCCCTCCAGGGCGCAGCCGTCCAGCACCAGCCTGCGCAGGGCGGGTCCCGCGGCGAGGCCGTCCAGTCGCACGCCGTGACAGCGGGACAGCTCGAGCTCCTCGAGGCTGACCGGGAGGAAGTCGACAGCGGGCAGTGTCGCGACGGAGCTGACGCGCAGGCGGCGGAGGTCGCCGAGGTCGGCCAGCCCCGCGAGGCCGCGTGCGCCCAGCCTCTCCGTCCACTGCAGGTGCAGTCGCTCCAGGTGCGGGCAGCCGCGGCACGCCGCCAGCAGGGGACCGTCCATCTCGACGCCCCGACTGCTCGCGCCCTCCACCGTCAGCGAGCGCAGCTCCGCCAGCAGTCCGGAACCCAGCAGCCGCGCCAAGGCGTCCGACAGTTCCGCGGACGGCCAGTCTGTCACGCCGTTGTCGACAGTCAGGGACCTCAGCTGGGGCGTACACCTTCCGGACGTTAAAGGTGAACCGTTACAGCCCAGCTTTGATACTACAAGGatacacttgaaacttcctggcagattaaaaatgtgttcctgaccgagaatcgaactcgggacctttgcctttcgcgggcaagtgctctaccacctgagctaccgaagcacgactcacgcccggtactcacagctttacttctgccagtatctcgtctcctaccttccaactttacagaggccctcctgcgaaccttgcagaactagcactcctgaaagaaaggatatagtggagacatggcttagccacagcctgggggatgtgtccagaatgagattttcactctgcagtggagtgtgcgctgat
This genomic interval carries:
- the LOC124553412 gene encoding F-box/LRR-repeat protein 14-like, whose product is MLVSKLGCNGSPLTSGRCTPQLRSLTVDNGVTDWPSAELSDALARLLGSGLLAELRSLTVEGASSRGVEMDGPLLAACRGCPHLERLHLQWTERLGARGLAGLADLGDLRRLRVSSVATLPAVDFLPVSLEELELSRCHGVRLDGLAAGPALRRLVLDGCALEGERLAGAACRLASLEEANLAGNRRLRDLSFLRPWVRLRTLNLADCDSFDGDTFGTLGFLGQLRSLNLCRCDLRNVSLDAVLGSLPQLEELVLSGTSVVGGQSCAASLPPGLAELHLSWCAWVDAAVVRELRHLGRLRALRLSRCGGVVGWQQLATDLLPHLLALERLDVSGLGGSTGDGVRDLSFLRHCPQLRTLDVGENAGLPPAAYSDLRHASGLRHLDLHGSDLEGVPLQETVGRLSELETLTVYGCRGVGQEELQRLTTFLPKLIIKGKVRP